A genomic stretch from Bacteroidota bacterium includes:
- a CDS encoding M14 family metallopeptidase, with protein MPRFAFALLAALLVALAVPAQAQRPQAAPSAYKALGAPNSPQVEVAWNRYYDHAGVTAILQALEAAYPDLATVESIGQSHEGRALWVITITDPATGAHDTKPAMFIDAGIHANEIQTVEVALYTAWYLLESHATNAWIQDLLRTKTFYIVPGTSPDSRDAFFEEPNTANTPRTGQVPLDNDGDGLTDEDPPDDLDGDGHITMMRRAMPGGRWKKHPDDDRLMIRCEIDEACGWQVWFTEGYDNDGDGALNEDGDGYYDPNRNWGWGWAPHYTQRGSHHYPFSLPETRAVADFIKAHPNILGGQSYHNTGGMILRGPGVEGDPTYRRDDAVMQRIAEVGERMLPGYESLVIWDDLYTVYGGETDWMYYREGILPFTNELFTPYNLFRTESEGGFFGAMADFYRFDELLLFGDGIVPWTEVEHPDWGTVEVGGMKKTFRRMPPSFLLEEEAHRNMAFTLLHAYELPVLEVVDVETESLGGGLTEVTATIVNRRTVPTRLEVDTEHGLTRPDWVTLSGADVLASGVKRSRLDDVFEPQASRPDRVSVQSVPGHGAVTVAWIVRGGGPYTVTVDSQKGGRATMESGG; from the coding sequence ATGCCACGCTTCGCCTTTGCTCTCCTCGCGGCTCTTCTCGTCGCCCTTGCGGTGCCTGCGCAGGCGCAGCGGCCTCAGGCAGCCCCGTCTGCCTACAAAGCGCTCGGCGCGCCGAACAGCCCGCAGGTCGAGGTCGCGTGGAACCGCTATTACGACCACGCCGGCGTGACGGCCATCCTCCAGGCGCTCGAAGCGGCCTACCCCGACCTCGCCACCGTCGAGTCGATCGGGCAGTCGCACGAGGGCCGTGCCCTCTGGGTCATCACCATTACCGACCCCGCGACGGGCGCGCACGACACCAAGCCCGCCATGTTCATCGACGCGGGCATCCACGCCAACGAGATCCAGACCGTCGAGGTGGCGCTCTACACGGCGTGGTACCTCCTCGAAAGCCACGCCACCAACGCCTGGATCCAGGACCTGCTGCGGACCAAGACGTTCTACATCGTCCCTGGGACAAGCCCCGACAGCCGCGACGCCTTCTTCGAGGAGCCCAACACCGCCAACACCCCGCGCACGGGCCAGGTGCCGCTCGACAACGACGGCGACGGGCTCACCGACGAGGACCCGCCCGACGACCTCGACGGCGACGGCCACATCACGATGATGCGCCGCGCGATGCCCGGCGGCCGCTGGAAGAAGCACCCCGACGACGACCGCCTGATGATCCGTTGCGAGATCGACGAGGCCTGCGGCTGGCAGGTCTGGTTCACCGAGGGCTACGACAACGACGGCGACGGCGCGCTCAACGAAGACGGTGACGGCTACTACGACCCCAACCGCAACTGGGGCTGGGGCTGGGCGCCGCACTACACCCAACGCGGCTCGCACCACTACCCGTTCAGCCTCCCCGAGACGCGCGCGGTCGCCGACTTCATCAAGGCGCACCCTAACATCCTCGGCGGGCAGAGCTACCACAACACCGGCGGCATGATCCTCCGCGGCCCCGGCGTCGAGGGCGACCCGACCTACCGCCGCGACGACGCCGTCATGCAGCGCATCGCGGAGGTCGGGGAACGCATGCTGCCCGGCTACGAGTCGCTCGTGATCTGGGACGACCTCTACACCGTCTACGGCGGCGAGACCGACTGGATGTACTACCGCGAGGGCATCCTCCCCTTCACCAACGAGCTCTTCACGCCCTACAACCTCTTCCGCACCGAGAGCGAGGGCGGCTTCTTCGGCGCGATGGCCGACTTCTACCGCTTCGACGAGTTGCTGCTCTTCGGCGATGGCATCGTGCCGTGGACGGAGGTCGAGCACCCCGACTGGGGCACCGTCGAGGTCGGCGGGATGAAGAAGACATTCCGTCGCATGCCGCCGTCCTTCCTACTCGAAGAGGAGGCGCACCGCAACATGGCGTTCACGCTGCTCCACGCCTACGAGCTGCCCGTGCTGGAGGTCGTGGACGTCGAGACCGAATCGCTCGGCGGCGGGCTGACCGAGGTGACCGCGACCATCGTCAACCGCCGCACCGTCCCGACGCGGCTGGAGGTCGACACCGAGCACGGCCTCACGCGCCCCGACTGGGTGACGCTCTCCGGCGCCGACGTGCTCGCGAGCGGCGTCAAGCGCAGCCGCCTCGACGACGTGTTCGAGCCGCAGGCGTCGCGCCCCGATCGCGTGAGCGTCCAGTCGGTGCCCGGCCACGGGGCCGTGACCGTTGCCTGGATCGTGCGCGGCGGCGGCCCCTACACCGTCACCGTTGACTCCCAGAAAGGCGGGCGCGCGACGATGGAAAGCGGCGGATGA